The following are from one region of the Trichoderma breve strain T069 chromosome 5, whole genome shotgun sequence genome:
- a CDS encoding MINDY deubiquitinase domain-containing protein, protein MYIHQPPSNAEAAPHRSQQPVNNDWTDEQTAGAWEDVASQRPAGATENSIPRQYIPASLRPGGGAEVAFGSPDDEDSVWNEARNLPLDLNLPDQVPDALRPGAHRAETNPFLKKQTPSQTPLDTNLQAPPITLQPPTASLSNLSLEETSIQNPWQPPIGTQSPLHGTELPIAVSPGGSEIDPWARFTPEPPAKEPISPKSADLISLHSKGSAWDDEFPSEHGNPASPPQNAAIPDDLMREQQVWDDLGSLDPGKGKGKASDIPAAQAAQIDDWSLIDSEPSSSPQRQPQEDSSTEALDEKPALPPRLSGSRVRWTPSRPPVDGKAETYQVKNIRWHDPSASNNPRVSPILIQNENGPCPLVALVNALTLTTPEEIGETALVQVLRSREQVSLSLLLDAVFDELMSPRRTSSEDSLPDVSELYSFLQSLHTGMNVNPRFIPTPEVIAAYEHTSLTELHPLERRKYIPGTFENTAEMGLYATFSIPLIHGWLPPHDDVVCASMERHAASYEDVQNLLFREEELEDKLATSEEGLTEAEQDLYQDIITIKIFLNESATQLTPWGIEVIAKAMRPGTFAILFRNDHFSTLYCHPHTRQLLTLVTDAGFRSHDEIVWESLLDVNGELNQFLSGDFRLVSGDATTGWSTRAGDYGTDQGGGTWTTVTNKRGKTKEAPHQEEAGQPSSTTEQEDRDLALALQLQEEEDQKHREEQARRKRERTLSEQYIEQAHLPIPVSRPGGGNAGVNNGPRRNSAATASGSQSLASPRRTSNSINTNANSSVNVASAPASASQRSLPNSGSVSQQVRPLVPPRRQGVNRPPDNSDEPPPPSYEQAAQVPAYVPPPGHPNHHESSPASRQVSRSSVSTGSGPPASAARGRRPGASVPGARRPAAVPASASSKSDRDCVVM, encoded by the coding sequence aTGTATATCCATCAGCCTCCCAGCAACGCCGAAGCTGCTCCGCACAGGTCGCAACAGCCCGTGAACAACGACTGGACGGACGAGCAGACAGCGGGTGCTTGGGAAGATGTGGCTTCTCAACGCCCAGCCGGTGCGACAGAAAACTCCATCCCTCGACAATATATCCCTGCGTCACTGCGGCCTGGTGGAGGTGCGGAAGTGGCCTTCGGCTCGCCGGATGACGAAGACAGCGTGTGGAACGAGGCTCGAAACCTGCCGTTGGACCTAAATCTGCCTGACCAGGTCCCCGATGCTCTCCGGCCGGGCGCACACCGGGCAGAGACGAATCCATTTCTGAAGAAACAGACCCCCTCCCAGACACCCTTAGACACAAACCTCCAGGCTCCTCCAATCACGCTGCAGCCGCCAACCGCCTCGCTGTCCAATTTGAGCTTGGAAGAGACAAGCATTCAGAACCCATGGCAGCCGCCAATTGGTACTCAGTCCCCTCTGCATGGAACTGAGTTGCCCATTGCAGTCTCACCCGGCGGCTCAGAAATTGATCCCTGGGCTCGTTTCACGCCTGAGCCAcccgccaaagagcccaTTTCTCCCAAGTCTGCGGATCTCATCTCTCTACACTCCAAAGGCTCGGCCTGGGATGATGAGTTTCCGAGCGAGCATGGCAATCCAGCCTCCCCACCACAGAATGCCGCAATACCAGATGACCTCATGCGTGAGCAGCAAGTCTGGGACGACTTGGGTTCTTTGGATCcgggcaagggcaagggcaaggcatCCGACATTCCCGCGGCACAAGCGGCCCAAATAGACGATTGGAGCCTGATAGACTCGGAGCCTTCAAGCTCACCACAGAGACAGCCGCAGGAAGACTCCTCGACAGAAGCGCTTGACGAAAAGCCAGCCCTGCCTCCCCGGCTTTCGGGAAGTCGTGTGCGATGGACACCTTCACGTCCGCCAGTTGACGGCAAAGCCGAGACGTACCAGGTGAAGAATATCCGATGGCATGATCCCAGCGCCTCCAACAATCCTCGTGTATCTCCCATATTGATCCAGAATGAGAATGGCCCTTGCCCATTGGTCGCCCTGGTCAATGCACTTACTTTGACGACGCCCGAGGAAATCGGTGAGACAGCGCTGGTGCAGGTCCTGCGCTCGCGGGAGCAAGTCAGCTTgagcctgctgctggatgctgtTTTTGATGAGCTCATGTCTCCTCGAAGGACATCGTCAGAAGATTCGCTGCCGGATGTCTCAGAGCTCTACTCATTCCTCCAAAGTCTTCACACCGGCATGAATGTCAATCCGCGATTCATCCCTACTCCGGAGGTGATCGCCGCATACGAGCATACTTCGCTTACGGAGCTCCATCCTCTTGAGCGACGAAAGTACATACCCGGAACTTTTGAGAACACGGCCGAGATGGGCCTCTATGCCACCTTTTCCATCCCgttgatccatggatggctGCCGCCACATGACGATGTCGTCTGCGCTTCCATGGAAAGGCACGCTGCCTCTTACGAGGACGTACAGAATCTACTCTTCCGCGAGGAGGAGTTGGAAGACAAACTAGCTACATCCGAGGAGGGCCTGACGGAAGCAGAGCAGGATCTATACCaagacatcatcaccatcaagatATTCCTCAACGAGTCAGCTACACAACTGACGCCCTGGGGTATTGAAGTGATTGCAAAGGCAATGCGGCCGGGCACATTTGCCATTCTCTTCCGCAATGATCACTTTTCAACACTGTATTGCCACCCACACACTCGGCAACTCCTCACGCTTGTGACAGACGCCGGTTTCCGAAGTCATGATGAAATTGTGTGGGAAAGCCTGCTTGATGTCAATGGCGAATTGAACCAATTCCTTTCCGGTGATTTCCGACTTGTGAGCGGCGATGCAACAACTGGGTGGAGCACCAGAGCTGGCGATTACGGAACAGACCAAGGCGGTGGCACTTGGACGACTGTCACCAACAAGCGCGGTAAGACGAAGGAAGCTCCACATCAAGAGGAAGCAGGTCAGCCAAGCTCTACCACCGAACAAGAAGATAGAGACTTGGCTCTcgccctgcagctgcaagaagaagaggatcagAAACATCGTGAGGAGCAGGCACGCCGGAAGCGTGAACGGACGCTGTCGGAGCAATACATTGAGCAAGCTCATTTGCCCATACCCGTCAGCCGCCCCGGTGGAGGCAACGCCGGAGTCAACAACGGTCCAAGGCGCAACTCTGCAGCAACCGCTAGCGGTAGCCAATCCCTTGCCTCGCCGCGACGGAcctccaacagcatcaacacaAATGCAAACAGCAGCGTAAATGTGGCCTCTGctcctgcttctgcttcacaACGCTCTCTGCCCAACTCGGGATCGGTGTCACAGCAAGTTCGGCCTCTTGTCCCACCTCGGAGACAGGGAGTGAATCGACCGCCTGATAACTCGGAtgagccgccgccgccctcgtATGAACAGGCTGCCCAGGTTCCCGCATACGTCCCTCCTCCGGGGCACCCCAACCACCACGAAAGCAGCCCGGCGAGCAGACAAGTGTCCCGATCGAGTGTGAGCACTGGTAGCGGACCGCCCGCTTCTGCAGCTAGAGGCCGCAGACCCGGAGCCTCGGTTCCAGGAGCCCGAAGGCCAGCGGCAGTGCCTGCTTCAGCGTCAAGTAAATCAGACCGAGACTGTGTGGTAATGTGA